A single region of the Acinetobacter sp. WCHA45 genome encodes:
- the gspI gene encoding type II secretion system minor pseudopilin GspI: MKKIKAFTLLEVMVALAIFAVAAIALTKIAMQYTQSTSSAILRTKAQFVAMNEIAMMEMNQEWLDGTQSKQVTSQGETWQIDKKAQATISPKIQRIELQVSLFNTEQGKVEAGITNMVFFNYPAKART; the protein is encoded by the coding sequence ATGAAGAAGATTAAAGCATTTACCCTGTTGGAAGTAATGGTTGCTTTAGCGATATTTGCTGTCGCTGCAATTGCATTAACAAAAATTGCCATGCAATATACACAATCTACATCGAGTGCGATTTTGCGAACAAAAGCACAGTTCGTTGCAATGAATGAAATTGCAATGATGGAAATGAATCAAGAATGGTTGGATGGAACGCAATCGAAACAGGTGACTTCTCAAGGCGAGACTTGGCAGATTGATAAAAAAGCACAGGCTACAATTAGCCCCAAAATACAACGTATCGAATTACAAGTAAGTTTATTTAATACTGAGCAAGGTAAAGTTGAAGCGGGCATCACCAATATGGTGTTTTTTAATTATCCAGCAAAAGCTAGAACATGA
- the gspJ gene encoding type II secretion system minor pseudopilin GspJ, with amino-acid sequence MKIKKGFTLVELLVAIAIFAVLSMLGWKVFDYLLKVKDRNAEHETHLFALQDAYQQILRDSLQIIPLTANDGRQLQAALVLNDRGFMFSKAGVSDPLKQGLSPYERIEYRYDSTQKKVYRLKYSNLNIPNRVQPISSTLLENVDQFKVIVMNPQELTQWPENIGDPNNINELKKLPLGIKIQLSVAGTDYEWIYSLLNANQLLGNNSPP; translated from the coding sequence ATGAAAATTAAAAAGGGTTTTACCCTTGTTGAATTGCTGGTTGCAATTGCTATTTTTGCCGTACTTTCAATGCTTGGTTGGAAAGTTTTTGATTATTTATTAAAAGTCAAAGATCGTAATGCAGAGCATGAAACACATTTATTTGCGTTACAAGATGCCTATCAGCAGATTCTAAGAGATAGCCTGCAAATTATTCCATTAACGGCAAATGATGGTCGACAATTACAAGCCGCTTTGGTGCTAAATGATCGTGGTTTTATGTTTAGTAAAGCAGGGGTGTCCGATCCGTTGAAACAAGGTTTGTCACCTTATGAACGTATTGAATATCGCTACGATTCAACACAGAAAAAAGTTTATCGACTCAAATATTCAAATCTAAATATTCCAAATCGGGTACAACCCATCTCAAGTACCTTATTAGAAAATGTAGATCAATTTAAAGTAATCGTGATGAATCCACAGGAACTGACACAATGGCCTGAAAATATTGGTGATCCTAATAATATTAATGAGTTAAAAAAATTACCATTAGGCATAAAAATACAGCTTAGTGTTGCAGGCACGGATTACGAGTGGATTTATAGTCTACTGAATGCAAATCAATTGTTGGGAAATAACTCACCACCATGA
- the gspK gene encoding type II secretion system minor pseudopilin GspK, with product MKNYSSQRGVALLTILVMVALATILAATIAKRQTNTAENTGYLMRQDQSLLYAKSAEAFFSELLIQDSDNGSSIDHLQENWAKPMPSFPVEDGSVSGKLLDESGKFNLNNLVKADGNQVDDSARRWFEKLLQRVGLPAELSQAVIDWQDTNDEVTGAMGAESSYYQGLDPAYLTPNTKFHSIEELKLVRGFEGKNYDLIKPYVTALPEQTKVNMNTAPALLLASIDPKVDVKAIEQQLKIKETELTHFNNVDDLWKLSAFSGIDEQSKTDAASLLDSKSNYFTAQIEVMLNERKRQFNSLMMRKDKQVIVYSRSLAPF from the coding sequence ATGAAAAACTATTCATCTCAGCGTGGCGTAGCTTTATTAACGATTTTAGTCATGGTTGCTTTAGCAACGATTTTGGCTGCAACAATTGCAAAACGACAAACCAATACCGCTGAAAATACGGGCTATTTGATGCGTCAGGATCAATCGTTATTGTATGCAAAAAGTGCAGAAGCTTTTTTTTCAGAGTTACTCATTCAAGATAGCGATAATGGTAGTAGTATTGATCATTTACAGGAAAACTGGGCAAAACCGATGCCATCATTTCCCGTAGAAGATGGATCAGTCTCAGGAAAACTACTAGATGAGTCAGGAAAGTTTAATCTAAATAATTTGGTTAAGGCTGATGGCAATCAAGTTGATGATTCTGCTCGACGTTGGTTTGAAAAGTTATTGCAACGTGTAGGTCTGCCTGCTGAACTCAGTCAAGCTGTGATTGATTGGCAAGACACAAATGATGAAGTGACTGGCGCAATGGGTGCGGAGAGTAGCTATTACCAAGGACTAGATCCTGCATATTTAACGCCGAATACCAAGTTTCATAGTATAGAAGAATTAAAACTTGTACGAGGTTTTGAAGGCAAAAACTACGATTTGATCAAACCTTATGTCACGGCATTACCTGAACAGACTAAGGTGAATATGAATACAGCACCTGCATTACTATTAGCTAGTATTGATCCTAAAGTAGATGTCAAAGCTATCGAACAACAATTAAAAATCAAGGAAACTGAGTTAACGCATTTTAATAATGTAGATGATTTATGGAAATTAAGTGCTTTTTCTGGGATAGATGAACAGAGTAAAACGGATGCCGCATCTTTATTAGATAGTAAGTCAAATTATTTTACGGCTCAAATTGAAGTGATGCTAAATGAGCGTAAGCGCCAATTTAACAGCTTAATGATGAGAAAAGATAAACAAGTGATTGTGTATTCAAGAAGTCTTGCACCATTCTAG
- a CDS encoding 6-pyruvoyl trahydropterin synthase family protein, translating to MLIRKLFKFENAHIVRNCSSDRCKRSIHGHSYKVELLLKASKLDHGQMVYDFGLLKGVIKELFDSFDHAICYWQKDDPEYIQACKTFSARWVALPVSPSAEQFSRIFFYLAQQVLASTTTQNGEGDVEVYSVIVHETDTGYAQSFLEDIENEQMGLLSLDQIIFSEQVQVEWSDPQMYENLKNGIKFQNPNVELQVNI from the coding sequence ATGTTAATTCGTAAATTATTTAAGTTTGAAAATGCTCATATTGTACGTAATTGTTCATCAGATCGCTGTAAGCGTTCGATTCACGGGCATAGTTATAAAGTTGAATTACTGTTAAAAGCCTCAAAATTAGATCATGGGCAAATGGTCTATGATTTTGGTCTATTAAAAGGTGTGATTAAAGAGCTTTTTGACAGTTTTGATCACGCAATTTGTTATTGGCAAAAAGATGATCCTGAATATATTCAAGCGTGTAAAACTTTTAGTGCACGTTGGGTTGCCTTGCCAGTTTCACCATCAGCTGAACAGTTTTCAAGGATTTTCTTTTATCTAGCGCAACAGGTGCTCGCTTCAACCACAACACAGAATGGTGAGGGTGATGTTGAGGTCTATTCAGTGATCGTGCATGAAACTGATACAGGTTACGCACAAAGTTTTTTAGAAGATATTGAAAATGAGCAAATGGGTTTACTTAGCCTAGACCAAATTATTTTTTCAGAGCAAGTACAAGTGGAGTGGAGTGATCCTCAAATGTATGAAAATCTGAAAAATGGAATTAAATTCCAAAATCCAAATGTAGAGTTACAAGTTAACATTTAA
- the ung gene encoding uracil-DNA glycosylase: MQFTEQQQEKLNKVQLDESWKISLSEFLLSQKMDHLREFLQQQILAQKTIYPPSKQIFNALNTTPLQDVKVVILGQDPYHGPNQANGLSFSVQRGVALPPSLRNIFHELHTDLTVPISRHGDLSKWAAQGVLLLNSVLTVEAGQPTSHQKQGWEEFTDAVIDVLNEQREHVVFILWGAYAQRKGQRIDRNKHLVLTAAHPSPLAANRGGFFGCKVFSKTNHYLKQHGIEPIDWQLDA; this comes from the coding sequence ATGCAATTTACTGAACAGCAGCAGGAAAAACTTAATAAAGTTCAGTTGGATGAGTCATGGAAAATCTCTTTGTCAGAATTTCTACTCAGTCAGAAAATGGATCATTTAAGAGAGTTTCTACAGCAACAAATCCTTGCTCAGAAAACGATTTATCCACCTAGCAAGCAAATTTTCAATGCATTGAATACAACCCCGTTACAGGATGTAAAAGTCGTGATATTGGGTCAAGATCCATATCATGGCCCTAATCAAGCCAATGGTCTAAGCTTTTCTGTACAAAGAGGGGTTGCATTACCACCATCTTTGCGTAATATTTTTCATGAATTACATACTGATCTCACAGTGCCGATTTCACGTCATGGGGATTTAAGTAAATGGGCTGCTCAAGGGGTATTGCTATTAAACAGTGTACTCACTGTTGAAGCAGGACAGCCAACTTCTCATCAAAAGCAAGGCTGGGAAGAATTTACTGATGCTGTAATTGATGTGTTAAATGAACAGCGTGAGCATGTTGTGTTTATCTTATGGGGTGCTTATGCACAACGTAAAGGACAGCGCATTGATCGAAATAAACATCTAGTGTTAACAGCAGCTCATCCATCACCACTTGCTGCAAACCGAGGTGGTTTTTTTGGCTGTAAAGTATTTTCTAAAACAAATCATTATTTGAAACAACATGGCATTGAGCCAATAGACTGGCAACTGGACGCATAA
- a CDS encoding enoyl-CoA hydratase/isomerase family protein yields MMNSPDLNSYHPDLIIENAKNGWRIVRLNRPKSLHALDESIVSALLKVFEYFHEDDSVKAIWFDSTTPKAFCAGGDVRKLRQLVINNEVDTANKFFEQEYALDLLLHNYAKPIVVWGEGYVMGGGLGLFMAAPFRLVTPYSRLAMPEINIGLYPDVGGSRFLADRGQIGLFTGLTGSIMTSAGAFSIGWATHICEAQRDNVLQKVLNVDWNHYPAGTFRAIDDTLNSLHRPVSSGPLQNSIDVIHSVCRGQSFEYDYQAIIGLSDASSDWLRQASENLQKGSPSTAAITWLLWQWGKQGHAWDEVFALESQISDWKIRHPDFVEGVRARLVDKDLSPEWKAAEKITLKDILCDCAPVTTIDSWNALLRQYGVIA; encoded by the coding sequence ATAATGAATTCTCCCGATTTAAATAGTTATCACCCAGATTTAATCATCGAAAACGCTAAAAATGGTTGGCGTATTGTTCGTTTAAACCGACCAAAATCTTTACATGCACTTGATGAGTCAATTGTGAGCGCTTTATTGAAAGTATTTGAATATTTTCATGAAGATGACAGTGTTAAAGCAATTTGGTTTGATTCAACCACACCGAAAGCATTTTGCGCAGGTGGTGATGTTCGTAAACTCCGTCAACTTGTCATTAATAATGAAGTAGATACGGCAAATAAGTTTTTTGAACAAGAATATGCGCTTGATTTATTGCTTCATAACTATGCTAAGCCAATTGTAGTTTGGGGTGAAGGTTATGTCATGGGTGGTGGTTTAGGCCTATTCATGGCTGCGCCATTTCGTCTAGTTACACCTTATTCACGTCTTGCAATGCCTGAAATCAATATTGGCCTCTATCCTGATGTAGGGGGGAGTCGTTTCCTTGCAGATCGTGGTCAAATTGGGCTGTTTACAGGTTTAACGGGTTCAATCATGACTTCAGCTGGTGCTTTTAGCATTGGTTGGGCAACTCATATTTGTGAAGCACAGCGAGATAATGTTCTTCAAAAAGTTTTGAATGTGGATTGGAATCATTATCCTGCGGGTACTTTCCGTGCAATCGATGATACTTTAAATAGTCTACATCGCCCTGTATCATCAGGTCCGTTACAAAATTCAATCGATGTGATTCATAGCGTATGTCGTGGTCAAAGTTTTGAGTATGACTATCAAGCGATTATTGGTTTGAGTGATGCAAGTAGTGATTGGTTACGTCAGGCAAGTGAGAATCTGCAAAAAGGTTCTCCAAGTACTGCTGCGATTACATGGTTGCTATGGCAATGGGGTAAGCAAGGACATGCTTGGGATGAAGTTTTTGCACTAGAATCACAAATCTCTGATTGGAAAATCCGCCATCCAGATTTTGTTGAGGGTGTCCGTGCACGTTTAGTTGATAAAGACTTATCACCAGAATGGAAAGCAGCGGAAAAGATTACATTGAAAGATATTTTATGTGATTGTGCTCCAGTAACTACAATTGATAGTTGGAATGCTTTATTAAGACAATATGGTGTTATTGCTTAA
- the tadA gene encoding tRNA adenosine(34) deaminase TadA, which translates to MSIDVTTSENFNDEYWMQLAYEQAALAASQGEIPVGAVIVSQEKVIGAGYNAPIKQSDPTAHAEIQALRAACQSLNNYRLPDDAILYVTLEPCTMCVGALIHARVKKVVFATTEPKAGSLVSARQLLENGYYNHKFVFEQGCMQAECSLQLSEFFKQRREEKKKTRLLKTSLND; encoded by the coding sequence ATGAGTATAGACGTCACAACTTCAGAAAACTTTAATGATGAATATTGGATGCAGCTTGCTTATGAGCAAGCTGCATTAGCTGCTTCGCAGGGTGAAATTCCTGTTGGAGCGGTGATAGTGAGTCAAGAGAAAGTTATTGGTGCTGGTTATAATGCACCAATTAAACAATCTGATCCTACCGCCCATGCTGAAATTCAAGCTTTACGTGCAGCTTGTCAATCATTGAATAATTATCGTTTACCAGATGATGCTATATTATATGTGACGCTTGAACCTTGTACGATGTGTGTTGGCGCACTCATTCATGCTCGTGTCAAAAAAGTAGTGTTTGCTACGACAGAGCCTAAGGCTGGTTCGTTGGTCAGTGCTCGACAATTATTAGAAAATGGCTATTACAATCATAAATTCGTATTTGAACAAGGTTGTATGCAAGCTGAATGTTCATTGCAATTAAGTGAATTTTTTAAACAAAGACGAGAAGAAAAAAAGAAAACTCGGCTATTAAAAACGTCCTTAAATGATTAA
- a CDS encoding SRPBCC family protein yields the protein MRNAITIQKEFNAPISEVFDLLSKHATYSKAFAPLQVVRVKDSADPQRPDGIGSIRRMGFGPIKPLQEEITLLEENKRIEYKLINNPLVKHHLGQIDFKEITPFITLVTYKIEFTAKAPFVSKLVLAQLKAAITLGFSKLAKSVAS from the coding sequence ATGCGTAACGCAATCACCATACAAAAAGAATTCAACGCACCAATTTCTGAAGTTTTTGACTTATTGTCAAAGCACGCAACTTATAGTAAAGCATTTGCTCCTTTACAAGTTGTACGTGTAAAAGATTCTGCTGATCCTCAGCGTCCAGATGGAATCGGTTCAATTCGCCGTATGGGCTTTGGACCAATCAAGCCTCTTCAAGAAGAAATCACATTACTAGAAGAGAATAAACGTATTGAATATAAATTGATTAATAATCCTTTGGTTAAACACCATCTCGGGCAAATTGATTTTAAAGAAATCACACCGTTTATTACTTTAGTGACTTACAAGATTGAATTTACAGCAAAAGCGCCTTTTGTAAGTAAATTAGTTCTTGCACAACTCAAAGCAGCGATTACACTAGGTTTTTCAAAGTTAGCGAAGTCAGTTGCTTCATAA
- the cmk gene encoding (d)CMP kinase encodes MTVHIITIDGPSGSGKGTLAAKIAAYYGFNLLDSGALYRLLGLSLFQRGLLDQIDSNLGQCVEYATNLDIEFKTTEAATLVLLEGVDVTNTIRTEQVGEYASKVATVPELRKALFARQRAFIQAPGLVADGRDMATSIFPEAQAKIYLTASAESRAERRVKQLQGMGLDAKISDILFNIQARDKRDMERAVAPLKPAEDAYIIDSSTIGINEVFQLMVNYIDSRIQ; translated from the coding sequence ATGACAGTTCATATTATTACGATTGATGGTCCTAGTGGTTCTGGTAAAGGGACCTTGGCAGCCAAAATAGCTGCTTATTATGGTTTTAATCTATTAGACTCTGGTGCTTTATATCGGTTACTCGGGCTGTCATTGTTTCAACGTGGCTTACTTGATCAAATCGACTCTAATTTAGGTCAATGCGTTGAATACGCAACGAATTTAGATATTGAATTTAAAACGACTGAGGCTGCGACTCTTGTTTTACTAGAAGGTGTAGATGTCACAAATACCATTCGTACTGAACAGGTCGGAGAATATGCCTCTAAAGTTGCAACTGTTCCTGAATTAAGAAAAGCATTATTTGCGCGCCAACGTGCATTTATTCAAGCCCCTGGTTTGGTAGCTGATGGACGAGATATGGCGACATCAATTTTTCCAGAGGCTCAAGCTAAAATATACTTAACAGCATCGGCTGAATCTCGAGCAGAGCGTAGAGTAAAACAGTTGCAGGGTATGGGTCTTGATGCTAAAATAAGCGACATTTTATTTAACATACAGGCTAGAGATAAAAGAGATATGGAGCGAGCTGTTGCTCCGCTCAAGCCAGCTGAAGACGCGTATATCATTGATAGTTCTACAATAGGCATCAATGAAGTATTTCAGTTAATGGTGAACTATATCGATAGCCGTATTCAATAG
- the rpsA gene encoding 30S ribosomal protein S1, protein MTESFAALFEESELNLNVEKGAVIQGTVVSIDSDWVTVDTGLKSEGVVDRAEFLNEQRELEVQVGDTVDVVVEALDNGMGQTVLSREKAKRAETWTKLEKIFEDGEIVTGVISGKVKGGFTVDIGPVRAFLPGSLVDTRPIRDTTHLEGKELEFKVIKLDAKRNNVVVSRRAVMEAESSADREALLAQLEEGQTVTGTIKNLTDYGAFVDLGGIDGLLHITDMAWKRIKHPSEVVEVGQEVTVKVLKFDRERNRVSLGLKQLGEDPWLAIMSRYPKGSIVKARVTNLTDYGCFAEIAEGVEGLVHVSEMDHTNKNIHPSKVVQIGDEVDVMVLEVDEERRRISLGIKQTRANPWEEFAKANEKGEKVSGTIKSITDFGIFIGLSGGIDGLVHLSDISWNEQGEEAIRRYKKGDTVEAVILSVDAEGNRISLGIKQLNSDPFNDFLAANERGALVKGTVTAVDAKGATVKLADDIEATLKASEINRDRVEDATKFLEVGQEVEAKIINVDRKSRSINLSIKAKDEAEEKEAVNNARQAAAAQVSEANGPKTIGDLIKAQMK, encoded by the coding sequence ATGACCGAATCTTTTGCAGCCCTCTTTGAAGAAAGTGAATTAAACCTCAACGTTGAAAAGGGTGCAGTCATCCAAGGTACTGTTGTTAGTATCGATTCTGACTGGGTTACTGTTGACACTGGCCTTAAATCTGAAGGCGTAGTTGACCGTGCTGAATTTTTAAATGAACAACGTGAACTTGAAGTTCAAGTTGGCGATACTGTTGACGTAGTTGTTGAAGCGCTTGACAACGGTATGGGTCAAACAGTTTTATCACGTGAAAAAGCGAAACGTGCTGAAACTTGGACTAAACTTGAGAAAATCTTTGAAGACGGCGAAATCGTTACTGGTGTTATCTCTGGTAAGGTTAAAGGTGGTTTCACTGTTGACATTGGTCCTGTACGTGCATTCTTACCAGGTTCTTTAGTTGACACTCGTCCTATCCGTGACACAACTCACCTTGAAGGTAAAGAGTTAGAGTTCAAAGTAATCAAACTTGATGCTAAGCGTAACAACGTTGTAGTTTCTCGTCGTGCAGTTATGGAAGCTGAATCTTCAGCTGACCGTGAAGCATTACTTGCTCAACTTGAAGAAGGTCAAACAGTTACAGGTACTATCAAGAACCTTACTGATTACGGCGCGTTCGTTGACCTTGGCGGTATCGATGGTCTTCTACATATCACAGATATGGCTTGGAAGCGTATCAAGCACCCTTCAGAAGTTGTTGAAGTTGGTCAAGAAGTTACTGTTAAAGTACTTAAATTTGACCGCGAGCGTAACCGCGTATCTTTAGGTCTTAAGCAATTAGGCGAAGATCCATGGTTAGCGATCATGAGCCGTTACCCTAAAGGTTCTATCGTTAAAGCACGTGTAACTAACTTAACTGACTACGGTTGCTTTGCAGAAATCGCTGAAGGCGTTGAAGGCTTAGTACACGTTTCAGAAATGGACCACACAAACAAAAACATCCACCCATCTAAAGTTGTTCAGATCGGTGACGAAGTTGATGTTATGGTTCTTGAAGTTGACGAAGAACGTCGTCGTATTTCATTGGGTATCAAACAAACTCGTGCTAACCCATGGGAAGAGTTTGCTAAAGCAAATGAAAAAGGCGAAAAAGTTTCTGGTACGATCAAGTCAATCACTGATTTCGGTATCTTCATCGGTTTATCTGGTGGTATCGACGGTTTAGTACATTTATCTGACATTTCTTGGAACGAACAAGGCGAAGAAGCTATCCGTCGTTACAAGAAAGGTGACACAGTTGAAGCAGTTATCTTATCTGTAGACGCTGAAGGTAACCGTATCAGCCTTGGTATCAAGCAATTAAACAGCGATCCATTCAATGATTTCTTAGCTGCGAACGAGCGCGGTGCTTTAGTTAAAGGTACTGTAACTGCTGTTGATGCTAAAGGTGCTACAGTTAAATTAGCTGATGACATCGAAGCAACGCTTAAAGCTTCTGAAATCAACCGTGACCGCGTTGAAGATGCAACTAAATTCTTAGAAGTTGGTCAAGAAGTTGAAGCGAAGATCATCAACGTTGATCGTAAATCTCGCTCTATCAACTTGTCTATCAAAGCGAAAGACGAAGCTGAAGAGAAAGAAGCTGTGAACAATGCTCGTCAAGCAGCAGCAGCTCAAGTTTCAGAAGCTAATGGTCCTAAGACTATTGGTGATTTGATTAAAGCTCAAATGAAGTAA
- a CDS encoding integration host factor subunit beta, with translation MTTDALNKSDLIERIALKNPHLAEPLVEDAVKIMIDQMIEALSSGDRIEIRGFGSFALHHREPRLGRNPKTGKSVDVAAKAVPHFKPGKALRDAVNETFD, from the coding sequence ATGACTACTGACGCACTTAACAAATCTGATTTGATTGAACGGATTGCCCTTAAAAACCCTCATTTGGCAGAACCGTTGGTCGAAGATGCAGTTAAAATTATGATTGATCAAATGATTGAAGCACTTTCGAGTGGCGATCGTATTGAGATTCGTGGTTTTGGCAGTTTTGCATTACATCATCGTGAGCCACGTTTAGGGCGTAATCCTAAAACTGGTAAATCAGTTGATGTTGCAGCAAAAGCTGTACCGCATTTCAAACCAGGTAAAGCACTTCGTGATGCAGTAAACGAGACTTTTGATTAA
- a CDS encoding lipopolysaccharide assembly protein LapA domain-containing protein yields MRYILIALLIAIFGYSLALVLQNPAELEVNLLFTQVPAMRLGLLLLLTLALGVVVGLLLGVQVFRVFQTNWEIKRLRKDIDHLRKEQIQLAQQAAAEAAASVRHEKTVLDVYPNDKI; encoded by the coding sequence ATGCGTTATATTCTTATAGCATTACTCATCGCCATTTTTGGTTATTCACTTGCTCTAGTTTTACAAAATCCAGCAGAATTAGAAGTAAACCTATTGTTTACTCAAGTTCCTGCAATGCGTTTAGGTTTATTGCTTTTATTGACTTTGGCATTAGGTGTCGTGGTCGGTTTGCTTCTAGGTGTTCAAGTATTTCGTGTTTTCCAAACGAATTGGGAAATTAAACGATTACGTAAAGATATTGACCACCTCAGAAAAGAGCAGATCCAACTTGCTCAGCAAGCAGCCGCAGAAGCTGCTGCAAGCGTAAGACATGAAAAAACTGTTTTAGATGTTTATCCGAATGATAAGATCTAA
- the pyrF gene encoding orotidine-5'-phosphate decarboxylase, translating to MSIIVALDAKSEYDALTIVDQLDPALCRVKVGKELFTHEGPSVVKTLQDKGFEVFLDLKFHDIPNTTAQAVCAAADLGVWMVNVHASGGRKMMETCVERLKAGNYQTQLIAVTVLTSMGREDLRDIGLDIEPVEHVKRLAKLTQESGLDGVVCSAQEAKILREMLNADFALVTPGIRPEGSNADDQKRIVTPKQAMLDGSTHLVIGRPITKAERPTEMLKSILASI from the coding sequence TTGAGTATCATTGTTGCACTAGATGCAAAAAGCGAATATGACGCTTTAACGATTGTGGATCAGCTTGATCCTGCTTTATGTCGTGTCAAAGTGGGCAAGGAACTTTTTACTCATGAAGGTCCAAGTGTTGTTAAAACTTTACAAGATAAAGGCTTTGAAGTTTTCCTTGATTTAAAATTTCATGATATTCCGAATACAACTGCTCAAGCTGTTTGTGCTGCGGCAGATCTAGGTGTGTGGATGGTCAATGTTCATGCGTCTGGCGGTCGAAAAATGATGGAAACTTGTGTTGAAAGACTCAAAGCAGGCAATTATCAAACACAACTAATTGCAGTTACTGTGTTAACTTCTATGGGGCGTGAAGATCTACGTGATATTGGTTTAGACATCGAGCCAGTAGAGCATGTCAAACGTTTAGCTAAATTGACTCAAGAAAGTGGTTTGGATGGCGTAGTTTGCTCAGCACAAGAAGCTAAGATTCTTCGTGAAATGTTGAATGCTGATTTTGCATTAGTTACCCCAGGCATTCGTCCAGAAGGGTCAAATGCAGATGACCAAAAACGTATCGTTACACCTAAACAAGCTATGCTTGATGGTTCGACGCATTTAGTGATTGGTCGGCCGATTACAAAGGCTGAACGTCCAACAGAAATGTTGAAGTCAATTTTGGCGTCTATCTAA
- a CDS encoding lysine exporter LysO family protein, which produces MQSFVLIFQIFIAISLGYFLARKLSQRIKQFVFKILPYFSYLLLMSVAFELTQALNHISDPAAILPPALLIAFTTSVGSFFICLITYKLIDRQSIQGKISLHLFINALNNIAKAFLALGLGILLGILVTQSNLQIAFNSWYLLLIFIFLIGIELAFTQFDRSWLSWKVLLVPAAAFVGSCLAAIVNYLILSNHFNLNEIMALAQGYGWYSMSGILFTELHSARLGGIALLTDLFREIFAILLMYCLGWRFPRSAISSAGATSMDVTLAMVKQSCGTHYVPHAMMSGLILSLLAPLLISLFLNLKF; this is translated from the coding sequence ATGCAATCTTTTGTTCTTATCTTCCAAATTTTTATCGCAATAAGCTTAGGCTATTTTCTCGCCCGAAAACTATCACAGCGAATTAAACAATTTGTATTTAAAATTTTACCCTATTTTTCTTATTTATTATTAATGAGTGTTGCATTTGAACTGACTCAAGCTTTGAATCATATCTCAGATCCAGCAGCAATATTACCACCTGCATTATTAATTGCATTTACTACATCAGTTGGTTCTTTCTTTATCTGTCTGATTACTTACAAACTGATTGATCGTCAAAGCATACAAGGAAAAATTTCATTACACCTCTTTATCAATGCACTCAATAATATCGCTAAAGCATTTCTAGCATTAGGTTTAGGGATTTTACTTGGAATACTAGTCACTCAATCTAATCTACAAATTGCATTTAATAGTTGGTATTTATTACTCATATTTATCTTTTTGATTGGCATTGAGCTTGCTTTTACGCAATTTGATCGTAGTTGGTTAAGTTGGAAAGTACTATTGGTTCCCGCCGCAGCCTTTGTTGGTTCATGCTTAGCAGCAATCGTGAATTATTTAATTTTATCTAATCACTTTAACTTAAATGAAATAATGGCTTTAGCTCAGGGATATGGATGGTACTCAATGTCTGGCATTCTATTCACTGAATTACATTCAGCACGACTTGGTGGCATTGCCTTATTAACCGACCTCTTCAGAGAAATTTTCGCCATTCTTCTTATGTATTGTCTAGGCTGGCGTTTTCCACGTTCAGCGATTTCAAGTGCTGGAGCAACCTCAATGGATGTCACCCTTGCAATGGTTAAACAGTCATGTGGCACGCATTACGTACCACATGCAATGATGAGCGGATTAATTTTATCGCTTCTTGCGCCTTTATTAATCAGCCTATTCTTAAATCTCAAGTTCTAA